TGTGGTTCTGTATGGCCTACTCACGCGCTGGCGGTTCATGCCGAGATGGCTCTGTTCAGGGCTGGACATGCTTGGGCTGGTGGCCGGCTCGGAAGGGATGGGCTGCATCGGCTTCCCGATACATCCTGTCTTGGAGGCAACCAGGAGGTGCAACCTCAGCTGTGTGCACTGCCACGTAGAATCGAGCGACGCCCAGCAGGACGAGCTCTCGTTTGACCAGATGACATGCCTTCTGAGAGAGCTTGCGGCGCAGCCCGAGTTCAAGATGGTGGTCTTTTCAGGAGGCGAGCCCCTTCTTCGCGATGACATCGTGGAGCTCTGCGAGTATGCCACCGGCCGAGGCTTGTGGCCCGTCATCGCAACCAACGGCACCCTACTTGACGCTGCGCTGGCAAGACGACTCAAGCGAGCAGGCGTGTGCGGCGTTGCGGTTGGTCTTGACGGCGACTGCCCGGCTGTGCACGACGAGGTCCGCGGCGAAAGAGGCGCATTTGCCCAGGCGATCGAGGGCTGCATCGCTGCAAGGAAGGCGGGACTACCTCTTCAGATTAACACGACGCTCATGCAGCTGAACTACGAGCGATTTGCCGAGACCGTCCGGCTCTCTGAGAACCTCGGGGCACGGGTGATGCTTGCCTACTTCGTGTCCCCATGCGGCAGAGGCCTGCACAACAGCGGCATCATGCTCACTCCGGAGCAATACGAGAGCATGCTAGTCCAGATCGCGCAGGTCCAGCGCCTCTCAAGCCTCATCATCGAGCCCACCTGCGCGCCCAACTACTGGGCGATGCTTGGGGCGCGCAACTGGGCGGCCTCGCTTGCCGTGCGCCTCATCGGGCCGATGTTCTTTCACGGCTGCGTCGCTGGCACGGGCCTGTTCTACGTCAGGGCTGACGGCGAGGCGCTCGCCTGTCCGTTTCTGCCGATCTCAGCTGGCAACGTGCTCAGGACAACCGTGTCAAAGCTCTTTCGCGAGGGTGAGATATTCAAATCGCTCAGAGCGCTGAAGAGCGAGCCGACTGCGGAGAGCTGCTCAAACTGCCGGTTCCATGACGTATGCGGCGGGTGCCGAGCGAGGGCGTTTTGGGCGCAGGGCGATTTTA
This sequence is a window from bacterium. Protein-coding genes within it:
- a CDS encoding radical SAM protein — translated: MHSIRKQLFSPAQLLRQAGSVVLYGLLTRWRFMPRWLCSGLDMLGLVAGSEGMGCIGFPIHPVLEATRRCNLSCVHCHVESSDAQQDELSFDQMTCLLRELAAQPEFKMVVFSGGEPLLRDDIVELCEYATGRGLWPVIATNGTLLDAALARRLKRAGVCGVAVGLDGDCPAVHDEVRGERGAFAQAIEGCIAARKAGLPLQINTTLMQLNYERFAETVRLSENLGARVMLAYFVSPCGRGLHNSGIMLTPEQYESMLVQIAQVQRLSSLIIEPTCAPNYWAMLGARNWAASLAVRLIGPMFFHGCVAGTGLFYVRADGEALACPFLPISAGNVLRTTVSKLFREGEIFKSLRALKSEPTAESCSNCRFHDVCGGCRARAFWAQGDFTADDPFCFR